One window of the Amycolatopsis mediterranei genome contains the following:
- a CDS encoding nucleotide disphospho-sugar-binding domain-containing protein, with protein sequence MRVLFSAWAWPPHYYPMVPLAWALRNAGHEIRVAGPPALAEAITMSGQPAVEVGEDCDFSQLTRDTMHIDRDAPATVELWKQLRKPKGERALRMFVDIAETMVDGLVEFARAWEPDLVVHGPTTYAGPIAAAAVGVPNVRVLMAPDIAYRGRDIEPVLLRPLAERFGVTEFSPQGTLTVDPCPPSIQLPTDYPKQLMRYIAYNGPAEVPEWLLEPPSRRRVCITWGTTLAKVNPNLVLAGQMLEAVAGIDAEVVVTVAPSHREHLGPIPDGIRVVDALPLHLLLPSCDLMIHQGGNGTTMTGVVNGVPQLIVPQFPDQAFVANQLAPTGAAAVLLPEDAGPDTVRGLVTDLLENPQWRDDARRLADEANAQPAPTEIVPVLERLAAREHAAV encoded by the coding sequence ATGCGCGTGCTGTTCTCCGCGTGGGCGTGGCCCCCGCACTACTACCCGATGGTTCCGCTGGCCTGGGCGCTGCGCAACGCGGGGCACGAGATCCGGGTCGCCGGTCCGCCCGCGCTCGCCGAGGCGATCACCATGTCCGGCCAGCCCGCCGTCGAAGTCGGCGAGGACTGCGACTTCAGCCAGCTGACCCGCGACACCATGCACATCGACCGGGACGCCCCGGCGACCGTCGAGCTGTGGAAGCAGCTGCGCAAACCCAAGGGCGAGCGCGCGCTGCGGATGTTCGTCGACATCGCCGAGACCATGGTCGACGGGCTGGTCGAGTTCGCCCGCGCCTGGGAGCCGGACCTGGTCGTGCACGGCCCGACCACCTACGCCGGGCCGATCGCCGCCGCCGCGGTCGGGGTGCCGAACGTGCGGGTGCTGATGGCGCCGGACATCGCCTACCGCGGCCGGGACATCGAGCCGGTCCTCCTGCGCCCGCTCGCCGAACGCTTCGGCGTCACCGAGTTCAGTCCACAGGGGACACTCACGGTCGACCCGTGCCCGCCGAGCATCCAGCTCCCGACGGACTACCCCAAGCAGCTCATGCGCTACATCGCCTACAACGGGCCGGCCGAAGTGCCGGAGTGGCTGCTGGAGCCGCCGTCCCGGCGCCGGGTCTGCATCACCTGGGGCACCACCCTGGCGAAGGTGAACCCGAACCTGGTGCTGGCCGGGCAGATGCTGGAGGCGGTCGCCGGGATCGACGCCGAGGTCGTCGTCACCGTCGCGCCTTCGCACCGCGAACACCTCGGGCCGATCCCCGACGGCATCCGGGTGGTCGACGCGCTGCCGCTGCACCTGCTGCTGCCGAGCTGCGACCTGATGATCCACCAGGGCGGCAACGGGACCACCATGACCGGGGTCGTCAACGGTGTCCCGCAGCTCATCGTGCCGCAGTTCCCCGACCAGGCGTTCGTGGCGAACCAGCTGGCGCCGACCGGGGCGGCCGCGGTGCTGCTGCCCGAGGACGCCGGGCCCGACACCGTCCGCGGGCTGGTCACCGACCTGCTCGAGAACCCCCAGTGGCGCGACGACGCCCGGCGGCTGGCCGACGAGGCCAACGCCCAGCCCGCGCCCACCGAGATCGTGCCGGTGCTGGAACGTCTGGCCGCACGCGAGCACGCCGCCGTCTGA
- a CDS encoding class I SAM-dependent methyltransferase, giving the protein MLARKDLPAEFAAWNEKWGAPYGHRSARLLAEGKRPQQRPLEALADPANPEYGPFAFQYASGTRVHEYPWAFAAAEFTPGMRVLDVGSGLSGLQFVAALEGCSVVNVDPSAREDYNVWTDPGYLPLSPREHQLLNTTFGTDVELVAARLQDADLEPESFDRVLCLSVLEHVDLAEGADIVRASTRLLKPGGKLVLTVDAFLDLRPFGVLEKNMWGINQDVGALIEASGLELETGDPRELLGTPEFDFEHVVKSLPEVLVSAMYPVMSQSLVLRKPV; this is encoded by the coding sequence ATGCTGGCACGCAAGGATCTTCCCGCCGAGTTCGCAGCCTGGAACGAGAAGTGGGGTGCGCCCTACGGACACCGGTCCGCGCGGCTGCTCGCCGAGGGCAAGCGGCCGCAGCAGCGGCCCCTGGAGGCGCTGGCCGACCCGGCGAACCCGGAGTACGGCCCGTTCGCCTTCCAGTACGCGAGCGGCACGCGGGTGCACGAGTACCCGTGGGCGTTCGCCGCCGCGGAATTCACCCCGGGCATGCGGGTGCTCGACGTCGGCAGCGGGCTGAGCGGCCTGCAGTTCGTCGCCGCGCTCGAAGGCTGCTCGGTGGTCAACGTCGACCCGTCGGCGCGTGAGGACTACAACGTCTGGACCGACCCGGGCTACCTGCCGCTGTCGCCGCGCGAGCACCAGCTGCTCAACACCACCTTCGGGACCGACGTCGAGCTGGTCGCGGCCCGCCTGCAGGACGCGGACCTCGAGCCGGAGTCGTTCGACCGGGTGCTGTGCCTGTCCGTCCTGGAGCACGTGGACCTCGCCGAAGGCGCCGACATCGTGCGAGCGAGCACGCGGCTGCTGAAGCCGGGCGGCAAGCTGGTCCTGACGGTGGACGCCTTCCTCGACCTCCGGCCGTTCGGCGTGCTGGAGAAGAACATGTGGGGCATCAACCAGGACGTCGGCGCGCTGATCGAGGCGAGCGGGCTGGAGCTGGAGACCGGCGACCCGCGGGAGCTGCTCGGCACGCCGGAGTTCGACTTCGAGCACGTGGTGAAGTCGCTGCCGGAAGTGCTCGTCTCCGCGATGTACCCGGTGATGAGCCAGTCGCTCGTGCTGCGCAAGCCCGTGTGA
- a CDS encoding ABC transporter ATP-binding protein: MAGLRTPARPVVAGRTASVVTATGLRKVYPAKRGPVEAVAGIDLDVRAGEFFGLLGPNGAGKSTTIGMLTTLVRPTAGSVRIAGFDTAREPVQVRRRISLVSQTNSVDRELTVEENLRYRARYWGGTRAAARRRADELLEQFGLGDRRGAMFYQLSGGQLRRMMIARALVQRPEILFLDEPTAGIDPHSRVNVWDVLGELHASGQTIVLTTHNIEEAERFCHRAAIIDGGRVLVCDEVSALIASAGGVSLVTATYDGPVSGMDFGSLPVVRDGVSVRVSTPETDGLIAELVDLGAAAGRRLLDVTTARPSLESAFLSLTGRAYRA; encoded by the coding sequence ATGGCGGGACTGCGCACCCCCGCCCGGCCCGTCGTGGCCGGGCGGACGGCCTCCGTCGTGACGGCGACGGGGCTGCGGAAGGTCTACCCGGCGAAACGGGGCCCGGTCGAGGCGGTCGCCGGGATCGACCTCGACGTCCGCGCGGGGGAGTTCTTCGGCCTGCTCGGCCCGAACGGCGCCGGGAAGTCGACCACGATCGGCATGCTGACGACACTGGTGCGGCCCACCGCCGGCAGCGTGCGCATCGCCGGCTTCGACACCGCGCGCGAGCCGGTCCAGGTGCGCCGGCGGATCAGCCTGGTGAGCCAGACCAACTCCGTCGACCGGGAGCTGACCGTCGAGGAGAACCTGCGTTACCGGGCCCGGTACTGGGGCGGCACCCGCGCGGCGGCGCGGCGGCGCGCGGACGAGCTGCTGGAGCAGTTCGGCCTCGGCGACCGCCGGGGCGCGATGTTCTACCAGCTCTCCGGCGGGCAGCTGCGCCGGATGATGATCGCGCGGGCGCTGGTGCAGCGTCCGGAGATCCTGTTCCTCGACGAACCCACCGCGGGCATCGATCCGCACAGCCGGGTCAACGTCTGGGACGTGCTCGGCGAGCTGCACGCCTCGGGCCAGACGATCGTGCTCACCACGCACAACATCGAGGAGGCCGAGCGGTTCTGCCACCGGGCGGCGATCATCGACGGCGGGCGTGTGCTCGTGTGCGACGAAGTGTCGGCGCTGATCGCCTCCGCGGGCGGGGTGTCGCTGGTGACCGCGACCTACGACGGGCCGGTGTCCGGAATGGACTTCGGCTCGCTGCCGGTGGTGCGGGACGGCGTTTCGGTCCGGGTGTCCACGCCCGAGACCGACGGGCTGATCGCGGAGCTGGTCGACCTGGGTGCCGCGGCGGGCCGCCGGCTGCTGGACGTGACCACGGCCCGGCCCAGCCTCGAAAGCGCGTTCCTCAGCCTGACCGGAAGGGCGTACCGGGCATGA
- a CDS encoding ABC transporter permease, whose protein sequence is MTTIRTPAVSPARVFFAFLARDVHVVFRKQLGGLLGRVLVQPLLTVFVFSYVLPSISGGIGGTSGTVLAPGILANSMLFAGLLGVTVPLITELSYPKSIQDRLLTPVPVWAVGVERIVSGAVQSLFAAVLVLPIVTFLHAPGQAPDLSYSDWPLLVLMLLLGSVFSAALGLLLGSVVEPAQVNVLFSIIMIPLMMLGCVYYPWAALGSVRWLQIAVLANPVVYLSEALRAALTPDVPHLSAWVVLLVLLGGTAGVGWFGLRAFHRAVLG, encoded by the coding sequence ATGACCACGATCAGAACGCCGGCGGTGTCCCCGGCCCGGGTGTTCTTCGCCTTCCTGGCCCGGGACGTCCACGTCGTGTTCCGCAAGCAGCTCGGCGGCCTGCTCGGCCGGGTGCTGGTCCAGCCGTTGCTGACGGTGTTCGTGTTCTCCTACGTGCTGCCCTCGATCTCCGGTGGGATCGGCGGGACATCGGGCACGGTGCTGGCACCCGGGATCCTCGCCAACTCGATGCTGTTCGCCGGCCTGCTCGGCGTGACCGTGCCACTGATCACGGAACTGTCCTACCCGAAGTCCATCCAGGACCGGTTGCTCACCCCGGTCCCGGTGTGGGCGGTGGGGGTGGAGCGAATCGTCAGCGGCGCGGTGCAGTCGCTGTTCGCGGCGGTGCTGGTGCTGCCGATCGTGACGTTCCTGCACGCGCCGGGCCAGGCCCCCGATTTGTCCTATTCGGACTGGCCGCTGCTGGTGCTGATGCTGCTGCTGGGCTCGGTGTTCTCCGCCGCCCTCGGCCTCCTGCTCGGCTCGGTGGTGGAACCCGCGCAGGTGAACGTGCTGTTCAGCATCATCATGATCCCCCTGATGATGCTCGGCTGCGTGTACTACCCGTGGGCGGCGCTGGGTTCGGTGCGCTGGCTGCAGATCGCGGTCTTGGCGAACCCGGTGGTGTACCTGAGCGAGGCGCTGCGGGCGGCGTTGACCCCGGACGTACCGCACCTGTCGGCGTGGGTGGTGCTGCTGGTGCTCCTGGGCGGCACGGCCGGCGTGGGCTGGTTCGGGCTGCGGGCATTCCACCGGGCCGTACTGGGCTGA
- a CDS encoding glycosyltransferase has product MRILFCTWAWPTHYQPMVTLGWAFRAAGHDVRVASQPSLVPVIRASGLPAVAVGRDEEIEPAVARLLAADPRVRGSGKESRTVSAYAGIAEKMAGPLLALMRSWRPDLVVFEESTYAAALVATALGVPAVRHLWGVDILSYLRSFESAALATTASSLGLSTVDVAGAVTVDHCPPALQVPGDFTRRHMRYVPFNGATVLPAWAAGPRTRPRICVTYGTTSSQLAFYECVIDRLVHAAAGLPVEVVATVAGNDLAAVGPVPDNVRIVERIPLHTLLPSCDLLISQAGPSTALTAVSCGTPQLMIPQLPDQRLISTLVSAAGAGSKLDLAEADTETIRTAAAEILGDAAYREAAAGLARESREQPSPAEVVDGLVALAR; this is encoded by the coding sequence ATGCGAATTCTGTTCTGCACGTGGGCGTGGCCGACGCACTACCAGCCCATGGTGACCCTGGGCTGGGCCTTCCGGGCCGCGGGCCACGACGTCCGGGTCGCGAGCCAGCCGTCCCTCGTCCCGGTGATCCGGGCGTCCGGGCTGCCCGCGGTGGCCGTCGGGCGGGACGAGGAGATCGAGCCGGCGGTGGCCCGGCTGCTGGCGGCGGACCCCCGGGTGCGCGGCTCGGGCAAGGAGTCCCGCACGGTGTCCGCGTACGCCGGGATAGCGGAGAAGATGGCCGGCCCGCTGCTGGCGCTGATGCGGTCGTGGCGGCCGGACCTGGTGGTGTTCGAGGAGAGCACCTACGCCGCGGCGCTGGTGGCGACCGCGCTGGGCGTGCCCGCCGTGCGCCACCTGTGGGGCGTCGACATCCTCTCCTACCTCCGGTCCTTCGAATCCGCGGCGCTCGCGACGACCGCATCCTCGCTCGGGTTGTCCACAGTGGACGTGGCGGGTGCGGTGACCGTGGACCACTGCCCGCCCGCCCTGCAGGTGCCCGGCGACTTCACCCGGCGGCACATGCGCTACGTCCCGTTCAACGGCGCGACGGTGCTGCCGGCGTGGGCGGCCGGGCCGCGGACCCGGCCGCGGATCTGCGTGACCTACGGCACGACCAGTTCCCAGCTGGCGTTCTACGAATGCGTCATCGACCGGCTCGTCCACGCGGCGGCGGGGCTGCCGGTCGAGGTGGTGGCGACGGTGGCCGGCAACGACCTGGCCGCGGTCGGCCCGGTCCCGGACAACGTCCGGATCGTCGAACGGATCCCGCTGCACACCCTGCTGCCCAGCTGCGACCTGCTGATCTCGCAGGCGGGCCCGAGCACCGCACTGACGGCGGTGTCCTGCGGAACCCCGCAGCTGATGATCCCCCAGCTGCCCGACCAGCGCCTCATCTCGACCCTGGTGTCGGCCGCGGGCGCGGGCAGCAAACTGGACCTCGCCGAGGCGGACACCGAGACGATCCGGACGGCGGCGGCCGAGATCCTCGGTGATGCGGCGTACCGGGAAGCCGCGGCCGGGCTGGCGCGGGAGAGCCGGGAGCAGCCTAGTCCGGCCGAGGTCGTCGACGGGCTCGTCGCCCTGGCTCGATGA
- a CDS encoding nucleotide disphospho-sugar-binding domain-containing protein: MRVLLVSWAWPSHVRPLVPIGWAFRAAGHDVRFATQPRLAGAVTGAGLPAVSVGGDGDHTALLARAMRPIRPGPEAGPAPGRGTGKRLGLSVALAEDMAGDLEAFCRHWAPDLVLYEPTTYAAPLVAAKLGLPHVRVLWGVDFHSPARAFENLAFAELCGKLGIGGFDSAGTVTVDPCPPSLQVDVPGRVLRTRYVPYNGTGAMPGWLWTEPRHPRVVLTWGVSPQFKGPDEWAAAARRLRALVAAIARPDLDLVVAVPNTDALGADLPDGVRLVENLPLHLVLPSSAVLISRGGAGSMMTGVAAGVRQVVVPEYFPDLVPAQRLAATGAGVLVEDDDPESVRAALETVLADEAAAGAARRLRSEVAAQATLDETVGALRTLAGSR, from the coding sequence GTGCGCGTGCTGCTGGTCTCGTGGGCCTGGCCGTCCCACGTGCGGCCCCTGGTCCCGATCGGGTGGGCCTTCCGCGCGGCGGGACACGACGTCAGGTTCGCCACGCAGCCCCGGCTGGCCGGCGCGGTGACCGGCGCGGGGCTGCCCGCGGTGTCCGTGGGTGGCGACGGCGACCACACCGCGTTGCTGGCCCGCGCCATGCGCCCGATCCGGCCGGGCCCGGAGGCCGGGCCCGCCCCGGGCCGCGGCACCGGCAAGCGGCTCGGCCTGTCGGTCGCGCTCGCCGAAGACATGGCAGGCGACCTCGAGGCGTTCTGCCGCCACTGGGCGCCGGACCTCGTGCTCTACGAGCCGACGACCTACGCCGCGCCCCTGGTGGCCGCGAAACTCGGCTTGCCGCACGTGCGCGTGCTGTGGGGCGTCGACTTCCATTCCCCGGCCCGTGCCTTCGAAAACCTGGCCTTCGCCGAGCTGTGCGGGAAACTGGGGATCGGCGGCTTCGACTCGGCCGGCACCGTCACCGTGGACCCGTGTCCGCCGTCGTTGCAGGTCGACGTGCCCGGCCGCGTCCTGCGCACGAGGTACGTGCCCTACAACGGTACCGGCGCCATGCCGGGCTGGCTGTGGACCGAGCCGCGCCACCCCCGGGTGGTGCTCACCTGGGGCGTCTCGCCGCAGTTCAAGGGACCGGACGAATGGGCCGCCGCGGCGCGGCGGCTGCGGGCGCTCGTGGCGGCGATCGCCCGGCCGGACCTCGACCTGGTGGTCGCGGTACCGAACACGGACGCACTCGGCGCGGACCTGCCCGACGGCGTCCGCCTGGTCGAGAACCTGCCGTTGCACCTGGTGCTGCCGAGCAGCGCGGTGCTGATCTCCCGCGGCGGCGCCGGATCCATGATGACCGGTGTCGCGGCCGGCGTGCGGCAGGTGGTGGTGCCCGAGTACTTCCCGGATCTCGTGCCGGCCCAGCGGCTGGCCGCCACCGGCGCCGGTGTCCTGGTCGAAGACGACGACCCGGAGTCGGTGCGGGCCGCGCTGGAAACGGTCCTCGCCGACGAGGCGGCCGCCGGTGCCGCCCGGCGGCTGCGGTCCGAGGTGGCCGCGCAGGCCACGCTCGACGAGACGGTCGGCGCACTGCGCACGCTGGCCGGCAGCCGGTGA
- a CDS encoding glycosyltransferase — protein MRLLFVSWAWPSHLFPMVPTAWGLRLAGHEVVLACPPSLVPVAARTGLPVARIGADVDLAPRMKSFMDGAKPRRERRTPLDMFVPVADAMAGDLLRFARDWRADVIVHDPTTYAAPAVAAALGVPSVRHLWGIDFTYPLRMFEETAFAGLYERLGAGACVVSGDTPTLDPCPPGLQLPVDYTPVRMAYRPYNGTAVYERTLLDCRAVPRLCVTWGTTSGKFGAAGSLPALVFAAAADLGLDVVFATSGAEAFGPEYPKTWQTVVMQPLNLVLPGCDLVVHPGGSGSALTTVLAGLPQVCLPLIPDQETNAAQLAGAGAGARVGADGATVDAIRDVLAELLADPSFTEAAVALREESRALPDPAAAGAGLLAAVGG, from the coding sequence ATGCGCTTGCTGTTCGTGTCGTGGGCTTGGCCCTCGCACCTGTTCCCGATGGTCCCGACGGCGTGGGGACTGCGGCTCGCCGGGCACGAGGTCGTGCTCGCCTGCCCGCCGTCGCTGGTGCCGGTGGCGGCCCGGACCGGACTGCCGGTGGCCCGGATCGGCGCCGACGTCGACCTCGCGCCGCGGATGAAGTCCTTCATGGACGGTGCGAAACCGCGCCGGGAGCGGCGGACCCCGCTCGACATGTTCGTCCCGGTCGCCGACGCGATGGCCGGCGACCTGCTCCGGTTCGCCCGCGACTGGCGCGCGGACGTCATCGTGCACGACCCGACGACCTACGCCGCCCCCGCCGTCGCCGCCGCGCTCGGGGTGCCTTCCGTGCGGCACCTGTGGGGCATCGACTTCACCTACCCGCTGCGGATGTTCGAGGAGACCGCCTTCGCCGGCCTGTACGAACGCCTCGGCGCCGGCGCGTGCGTGGTCAGCGGGGACACCCCGACGCTCGACCCGTGCCCGCCGGGCCTGCAGCTGCCGGTGGATTACACCCCGGTGCGGATGGCCTACCGGCCCTACAACGGCACCGCGGTCTACGAGCGCACGCTTCTGGACTGCCGAGCGGTGCCCCGGCTGTGCGTCACCTGGGGGACGACCAGCGGGAAGTTCGGCGCGGCCGGCTCGCTCCCCGCGCTCGTCTTCGCCGCCGCCGCCGACCTGGGCCTCGACGTCGTGTTCGCGACCTCGGGCGCCGAGGCGTTCGGCCCGGAGTACCCGAAGACCTGGCAGACCGTCGTGATGCAACCGCTCAACCTGGTGCTGCCGGGCTGCGACCTGGTGGTCCACCCCGGGGGATCGGGCAGTGCCCTCACCACCGTGCTCGCCGGGTTGCCGCAGGTGTGCCTGCCGCTCATCCCGGACCAGGAGACGAACGCGGCCCAGCTGGCCGGCGCCGGGGCCGGGGCGCGGGTCGGCGCCGACGGCGCGACCGTCGACGCGATCCGGGACGTCCTTGCCGAGCTCCTGGCCGACCCCTCGTTCACCGAGGCCGCGGTCGCGCTGCGCGAGGAGTCCCGCGCGTTGCCGGACCCGGCCGCGGCGGGCGCCGGGCTGCTCGCCGCGGTGGGAGGCTGA
- a CDS encoding nucleotide disphospho-sugar-binding domain-containing protein, with product MRVLLTSWAWPTHYFWLTPIAWSLRAAGHEVLVAVPPGAVAGVTRGGLPAAAVGADFDVLPIIEKYYWASPLAEEAAAGELTDWAAARAAGEQPLAVYALIAKVMQDDLVTLVRRWQPDLLVFDAVTYAGPLAAAACGVPAVRQIWGVDYSSYLTGFAPRALAAHRAALGLDGLDGLDVLGAATLDPCPPSLQRRDDVRRLFARHLPFNGSGTVPRWLLDPPRRKRICVTWGTIAHVLGERAFGVDRVLGAFAEVDAEVVCAVSPRDRARLGVLPANVRVAENLPLHLLLSSCDLIVSQGGAGAVASAVTAGVPQVCVPHFGEHVLNSRAIADAGAGELVPLDAATVDSVGAAVLRVLGSATHEKAAAALAEEAAAQPSLSEVAAGLPELAGVKGSGACG from the coding sequence GTGCGCGTCCTGCTGACCTCGTGGGCCTGGCCCACGCACTACTTCTGGCTCACGCCGATCGCGTGGTCCCTGCGGGCCGCCGGGCACGAGGTGCTCGTCGCGGTGCCGCCCGGCGCGGTGGCCGGGGTGACGCGCGGAGGTCTGCCTGCCGCCGCCGTCGGAGCCGACTTCGACGTGCTGCCGATCATCGAGAAGTACTACTGGGCCTCGCCGCTGGCCGAGGAGGCCGCGGCCGGCGAGCTGACCGACTGGGCGGCCGCCCGCGCGGCGGGTGAACAGCCGCTGGCGGTCTACGCGCTCATCGCGAAGGTCATGCAGGACGACCTGGTCACGCTCGTCCGCCGGTGGCAACCCGACCTCCTGGTGTTCGACGCGGTCACCTACGCCGGGCCGCTCGCCGCGGCCGCGTGCGGAGTGCCCGCGGTGCGCCAGATCTGGGGCGTGGACTACAGCTCGTACCTCACCGGGTTCGCGCCGCGGGCGCTTGCCGCCCACCGGGCCGCGCTCGGCCTCGACGGCCTCGACGGCCTCGACGTGCTCGGGGCGGCCACGCTGGACCCGTGCCCGCCGAGCCTCCAGCGCCGCGACGACGTGCGCCGGCTCTTCGCCCGGCACCTGCCGTTCAACGGCTCCGGCACCGTCCCGCGCTGGCTGCTCGACCCCCCGCGCCGCAAGCGGATCTGCGTCACCTGGGGCACCATCGCGCACGTGCTCGGCGAGCGCGCGTTCGGCGTGGACCGGGTGCTGGGCGCCTTCGCCGAGGTCGACGCCGAGGTCGTCTGCGCGGTGTCGCCCCGGGACCGCGCGCGGCTCGGCGTGCTCCCGGCGAACGTCCGGGTGGCCGAGAACCTGCCGCTGCACCTGCTGCTGTCCAGCTGCGACCTGATCGTCTCCCAGGGTGGCGCCGGTGCGGTCGCCTCGGCCGTCACGGCGGGCGTGCCGCAGGTGTGCGTGCCGCACTTCGGCGAGCACGTGCTCAACAGCCGGGCGATCGCGGACGCCGGCGCGGGCGAGCTGGTCCCGCTCGACGCCGCGACCGTGGATTCCGTGGGGGCCGCCGTGCTGCGGGTGCTCGGTTCGGCAACGCACGAGAAGGCCGCGGCGGCACTGGCCGAGGAGGCCGCCGCGCAGCCGTCACTGTCCGAAGTGGCCGCCGGGTTGCCGGAACTGGCCGGGGTGAAAGGGAGCGGCGCGTGCGGGTGA
- a CDS encoding nucleotide disphospho-sugar-binding domain-containing protein, whose product MFTLWNWTTHLYPMVPLAWSLRAAGHEVVVATQPGLVPAVRGTGLPAVAVGADVDTAAMMGQYVQRSRRHDAQLVEWAQMRRFGPRNCWLGVAAAEAMTGGLHGFARAWQPDLVVFEATTYAGPIVARLLGVPAVRHTWGIDYACLTREFEDEALADLCARWGLPGVEPLGEVTVDPCPPSVQVVAGGPVPGVPEVTRLPMRYVPFNGPGVLPGWLTEPRRGKRICVTWGLSNGRFDKELVVTGRVVEALAGLGAEVVAAVPAAEGDAIEAVAPNVRVVRGLPFHALLPTCDAVVSQGGLGTLLTAVAAGVPQVVVPQRADLILNARQLAAAGAADFVFPGDGFEELLTGKVAAVLAGSLDDGARKLSAELHELPTPNQIAARLPLREAASTAA is encoded by the coding sequence ATGTTCACCTTGTGGAACTGGACCACCCACCTCTACCCGATGGTGCCGCTGGCGTGGTCGTTGCGCGCGGCGGGGCACGAGGTGGTCGTGGCGACCCAGCCGGGACTGGTGCCCGCGGTGCGGGGCACCGGCCTGCCCGCGGTGGCGGTCGGCGCCGACGTCGACACCGCCGCGATGATGGGGCAGTACGTGCAGCGGTCGCGGCGGCACGACGCCCAGCTCGTGGAATGGGCGCAGATGCGCCGGTTCGGGCCGCGCAACTGCTGGCTCGGGGTCGCGGCGGCCGAGGCGATGACCGGTGGGCTCCACGGCTTCGCCCGCGCGTGGCAGCCGGACCTGGTGGTGTTCGAGGCGACGACCTACGCCGGGCCGATCGTGGCGCGGCTGCTCGGCGTGCCCGCGGTCCGGCACACCTGGGGGATCGACTACGCCTGCCTCACCCGGGAGTTCGAGGACGAAGCGCTGGCGGACCTGTGCGCCCGGTGGGGCCTGCCGGGGGTGGAACCGCTGGGCGAGGTCACCGTCGATCCGTGCCCGCCGAGCGTGCAGGTGGTGGCGGGCGGCCCGGTCCCCGGCGTGCCCGAGGTGACCCGGCTGCCCATGCGGTACGTGCCCTTCAACGGCCCCGGGGTGCTGCCCGGCTGGCTGACCGAACCGCGGCGCGGCAAGCGGATCTGCGTCACCTGGGGGTTGTCGAACGGGCGGTTCGACAAGGAGCTCGTCGTCACCGGCCGGGTCGTCGAAGCCCTCGCCGGGCTCGGTGCCGAGGTGGTGGCCGCCGTGCCGGCGGCCGAGGGGGACGCGATCGAGGCGGTCGCGCCGAACGTGCGGGTCGTGCGCGGTCTGCCGTTCCACGCGCTGCTGCCGACCTGCGACGCGGTGGTCTCCCAAGGCGGGCTCGGCACGCTCTTGACGGCGGTCGCCGCCGGGGTACCCCAGGTCGTCGTGCCCCAGCGCGCGGACCTGATCCTCAACGCCCGTCAGCTCGCCGCGGCCGGTGCGGCCGATTTCGTTTTCCCCGGCGACGGTTTCGAGGAGCTCCTGACCGGAAAGGTGGCCGCCGTCCTGGCCGGTTCCCTCGACGACGGCGCCCGGAAGCTTTCGGCCGAACTGCACGAGCTGCCCACACCGAACCAGATCGCCGCCCGGCTGCCGCTGCGCGAAGCGGCGTCGACCGCCGCTTGA